A section of the Flavobacterium ardleyense genome encodes:
- a CDS encoding O-methyltransferase, translating into MHFISSELENYVEKHSENEPQLLADLNRETYQKVLLPRMLSGHFQGRVLSMLSKLIRPVNILEIGTYTGYSALCLAEGMQDSGTLHTIDIKEELVDLQRKYFDRSPWGKQIVQHLGQATDIIPLLDLKFDLVFIDADKENYLNYYEMIVPIMNKGGIILSDNVLWSGKVLEELNPKDISTAVLLKYNKLLQEDPRVETVLLPIRDGLTVSRVL; encoded by the coding sequence ATGCACTTTATTTCGTCCGAACTTGAAAATTATGTTGAGAAGCATTCTGAAAATGAACCTCAACTACTTGCTGATCTCAACCGCGAAACATACCAAAAAGTATTGTTGCCGAGAATGTTGAGTGGCCATTTTCAAGGTCGTGTTTTGAGTATGCTTTCTAAGTTGATAAGACCTGTCAATATTTTGGAAATTGGTACTTATACAGGTTATTCGGCTTTATGTCTTGCCGAAGGAATGCAGGATTCTGGCACCTTGCATACAATAGACATCAAGGAAGAATTGGTAGATTTGCAGCGCAAATACTTTGATCGATCTCCTTGGGGAAAACAAATTGTGCAGCATTTGGGCCAAGCGACGGATATTATTCCGCTTTTGGACTTGAAATTTGATTTGGTTTTTATTGATGCTGACAAAGAAAATTACCTCAACTATTATGAGATGATTGTACCAATAATGAACAAAGGCGGAATTATCTTATCTGATAATGTGTTGTGGAGCGGAAAAGTTTTGGAAGAATTAAATCCAAAAGATATTAGTACCGCAGTTTTATTGAAATATAATAAATTGCTTCAGGAAGATCCACGTGTAGAAACTGTGTTGTTGCCAATACGTGATGGATTAACGGTTTCGAGGGTTTT